The following coding sequences lie in one Mercenaria mercenaria strain notata chromosome 5, MADL_Memer_1, whole genome shotgun sequence genomic window:
- the LOC123559047 gene encoding uncharacterized protein LOC123559047, whose protein sequence is MDHKEAASKLMFSIDLLPQVSRHIDFLEKVAESPDLKDKHVLRRATYRYEKYWLPLAAEHRDECLAAPLDIEWIWHCHMLSPRNYKRDCIALVGTVINHTFYNKQERDSSLQAAKNHWLQKYGEKDEPFTMEFSTLDKEALENFTSALSYDLVEAAARQSSFYDKITSLECTNEDDLLRINEKYKQYLYLCKLLPKLPLTPSIGMDLLWHIHQANPLAYKYDMETILRRLLQHDDTSTDHSEGSKLHKATQLTKTSWENVYNEPFGDCININCGGTCVRCT, encoded by the coding sequence ATGGATCACAAGGAAGCGGCTTCTAAACTGATGTTCAGCATAGATTTGCTACCACAAGTTTCAAGGCACATCGATTTTCTGGAAAAGGTTGCTGAAAGTCCAGACCTTAAAGACAAACATGTGCTGAGACGTGCTACATACAGATACGAAAAGTACTGGCTGCCGCTTGCCGCTGAACACAGGGACGAATGTCTAGCTGCTCCACTTGATATTGAGTGGATATGGCATTGTCATATGCTTTCGCCAAGGAACTATAAAAGGGACTGCATTGCTCTTGTCGGAACAGTCATCAACCATACATTTTACAATAAGCAAGAGAGAGATTCGAGTTTGCAAGCTGCCAAGAACCACTGGTTACAGAAGTACGGAGAGAAGGATGAACCTTTCACGATGGAATTCAGCACACTTGATAAAGAGGCTCTTGAGAATTTTACATCTGCTCTGTCTTACGATCTTGTTGAAGCCGCAGCAAGACAATCATCATTCTATGATAAGATAACATCACTGGAATGCACGAATGAAGACGATCTACTAAGAATCAACGAAAAATATAAACAGTATCTTTACTTGTGCAAACTTCTACCTAAACTCCCGCTTACTCCAAGTATCGGCATGGATCTGCTGTGGCACATCCACCAAGCAAATCCACTGGCGTACAAGTACGATATGGAAACAATCCTTCGAAGATTGTTACAGCATGACGACACAAGCACAGATCATAGTGAAGGCTCGAAGTTACATAAAGCGACCCAGCTCACGAAGACAAGCTGGGAGAATGTCTACAACGAACCGTTCGGGGATTGCATTAACATTAACTGCGGGGGCACCTGTGTGCGCTGTACTTGA